In a genomic window of Xylophilus rhododendri:
- a CDS encoding L-lactate permease, with amino-acid sequence MYQQIYDPIAGSLFYSSLLAALPLLSMFVMLGWLRIAPQIAAAVSLAVCVLVAVLGYRMPWSLALDVGLYGAAFSVLTVLWIIVNAIWLYNLTVKSGHFAVLKDSFASISPDPRIQSIIIAYNFGALLEALAGAGTPIAISGAMLLAIGIRPMKAAVLALVANTAPVAFGALAVPIVTLAQVSGEPFGLLGAIVGHQTPLLAAFVPLILVFILDGKRGLRQTFPAAVVSGVAFGLSQWVAATWISVELADIFGALGSAGALIVFLRFWQPATPTVIEGVEQATTQHAPRHAKATVWLAYAPYILIIAIFSLAQMKAAQQLLGVGTFRFAWPGVAITSGAGKPVGSMFTLNALSATGSLLFVAGILSALLLRVRPGVALATYRGTLWQLRWAIPTVLCVLALAFVMNYSGQTITLGRWLAQTGPAFAFLSPVIGWIGVAVTGSDNSANALFGALQVAAAHETGIRPALLAAANASGGVLGKMISPQSLAVGAAAVGIIGQEGMIFRKVIGWSLLLLLVLSILVYLQAGPLAWMLPA; translated from the coding sequence ATGTACCAGCAAATCTACGACCCGATCGCCGGGTCGCTCTTCTATTCCTCGCTGCTGGCGGCCCTGCCGCTGCTCAGCATGTTCGTCATGCTGGGCTGGCTGCGCATCGCGCCGCAGATCGCCGCGGCGGTGTCGCTGGCGGTCTGCGTGCTGGTGGCCGTGCTCGGCTACCGCATGCCCTGGTCGCTGGCGCTGGACGTGGGCCTGTACGGCGCGGCCTTCAGCGTGCTGACCGTGCTCTGGATCATCGTCAACGCGATCTGGCTCTACAACCTGACGGTGAAGTCCGGCCATTTCGCGGTGCTCAAGGACAGCTTTGCCAGCATCAGCCCCGATCCGCGCATCCAGTCCATCATCATTGCCTACAACTTCGGCGCGCTGCTCGAAGCCCTGGCCGGCGCCGGCACGCCGATCGCCATCTCGGGCGCGATGCTGCTGGCCATCGGCATCCGGCCGATGAAGGCCGCCGTGCTGGCCCTGGTGGCCAATACCGCGCCGGTGGCCTTCGGCGCGCTGGCGGTGCCCATCGTCACCCTGGCCCAGGTCTCGGGCGAGCCCTTCGGCCTGCTGGGCGCCATCGTCGGCCACCAGACGCCGCTGCTGGCCGCCTTCGTGCCGCTGATTCTGGTGTTCATCCTCGACGGCAAACGCGGCCTGCGCCAGACCTTCCCCGCGGCGGTGGTCTCGGGTGTGGCCTTCGGGCTGTCGCAATGGGTGGCGGCCACCTGGATCTCGGTGGAGCTGGCCGACATCTTCGGCGCGCTCGGCTCGGCCGGGGCGCTGATCGTGTTCCTGCGTTTCTGGCAGCCGGCCACGCCCACCGTGATCGAGGGCGTGGAGCAGGCGACGACGCAACACGCGCCGCGCCATGCCAAAGCCACCGTGTGGCTGGCCTATGCGCCCTACATCCTGATCATCGCCATCTTCTCGCTGGCGCAGATGAAGGCGGCGCAGCAGCTGCTGGGCGTGGGCACCTTCCGCTTCGCCTGGCCGGGCGTGGCCATCACCAGCGGCGCGGGCAAGCCGGTGGGCTCGATGTTCACCCTCAATGCCCTGTCGGCCACGGGCAGCCTGCTCTTCGTGGCCGGCATCCTGTCGGCGCTGCTGCTGCGTGTGCGGCCCGGCGTGGCGCTGGCCACCTACCGCGGCACGCTGTGGCAGCTGCGCTGGGCGATCCCCACCGTGCTCTGCGTGCTGGCCCTGGCCTTCGTGATGAACTACTCGGGCCAGACCATCACCCTGGGCCGCTGGCTGGCCCAGACCGGCCCGGCCTTTGCTTTCCTCTCGCCGGTGATCGGCTGGATCGGCGTGGCCGTCACCGGCTCGGACAACTCCGCCAACGCCCTCTTCGGCGCCCTGCAGGTGGCCGCCGCGCACGAGACCGGCATCCGCCCCGCCCTGCTGGCCGCCGCCAACGCCTCGGGCGGCGTGCTGGGCAAGATGATCTCGCCGCAGAGCCTGGCCGTGGGTGCCGCCGCGGTGGGCATCATCGGCCAGGAGGGCATGATCTTCCGCAAGGTGATCGGCTGGAGCCTGCTGCTCCTGCTGGTGCTGTCGATACTGGTCTACCTGCAGGCCGGGCCGCTGGCCTGGATGCTGCCCGCCTGA
- a CDS encoding Bug family tripartite tricarboxylate transporter substrate binding protein produces the protein MNPAKRASALALACALTFPAFGQTAASYPDRPIRIVVPFAAGGATDVIARVVGQKLSTQLGQPVVVENKAGANGNIGAVTVARAAPDGYTILMATSSHAINATLYRKLDYSLTRDLTALSNLASVPLVLVVNPEVPARTVAEFVAYAKAQGDKLNFGSGGNGTAAHLAGEQFNTLTGTRLQHVAYKGGALAQTDLMGGQIQAMFANLPEVLSQVQAGKLVPLAVTGNSRRANLPKVPTFAEAGVAQMDLRSWFGLFAPAATPAPVVARLSAALAQSVADGAVQARLKELGADPIGDTHEAFQKFVALDVPRWGALVERSGATAD, from the coding sequence GTGAATCCAGCCAAGAGGGCCAGCGCCCTGGCGCTAGCCTGCGCCCTGACTTTTCCGGCCTTCGGCCAGACGGCGGCAAGTTATCCCGACCGCCCGATCCGCATCGTCGTGCCTTTCGCCGCCGGCGGCGCCACCGACGTGATCGCGCGGGTGGTCGGCCAGAAGCTCTCCACCCAGCTCGGCCAGCCGGTGGTGGTGGAGAACAAGGCCGGCGCCAACGGCAACATCGGCGCGGTCACGGTGGCGCGCGCCGCGCCGGACGGCTACACCATCCTGATGGCCACCTCCAGCCATGCGATCAACGCCACGCTCTACCGCAAGCTCGACTACAGCCTGACACGCGACCTCACGGCGCTGTCCAACCTGGCCTCGGTGCCGCTGGTGCTGGTGGTCAACCCCGAGGTGCCGGCGCGAACGGTGGCCGAGTTCGTGGCCTATGCCAAGGCCCAGGGCGACAAACTCAATTTCGGCTCCGGCGGCAACGGCACCGCCGCCCACCTGGCCGGCGAGCAGTTCAACACCCTCACCGGCACCCGGCTGCAGCATGTGGCCTACAAGGGCGGTGCGCTGGCGCAGACCGACCTGATGGGCGGCCAGATCCAGGCCATGTTCGCCAACCTGCCCGAGGTGCTGTCGCAGGTCCAGGCCGGCAAGCTGGTACCGCTGGCCGTCACCGGCAACAGCCGCCGGGCCAATCTGCCCAAGGTGCCGACCTTCGCCGAGGCCGGTGTGGCCCAGATGGACCTGCGTTCCTGGTTCGGCCTGTTCGCCCCGGCCGCCACGCCCGCGCCCGTCGTCGCCAGGCTCTCGGCCGCCCTGGCCCAGTCGGTGGCAGACGGCGCGGTGCAGGCACGGCTGAAGGAGCTGGGCGCCGACCCGATCGGCGACACCCACGAAGCCTTCCAGAAGTTCGTGGCGCTCGACGTGCCGCGCTGGGGCGCGCTGGTGGAGCGCTCGGGCGCCACGGCCGACTGA
- a CDS encoding NIPSNAP family protein — MLYDVRTYTCRPGTIKRHLALYAEHGYDTQRRHLGEPAVYLQTETGNVNSYLHIWVFADAADRSARRAALQADPAWGEYLKKSADAAFLVAQQNQLMVHTPFFQR, encoded by the coding sequence GTGCTCTACGACGTCCGTACCTACACCTGCCGCCCCGGCACCATCAAGCGCCATCTCGCCCTCTATGCCGAGCACGGCTACGACACCCAGCGCCGCCACCTCGGCGAGCCGGCCGTCTACCTGCAGACGGAGACCGGCAACGTCAACAGCTATCTGCACATCTGGGTCTTCGCCGACGCGGCCGACCGCAGCGCCCGCCGCGCCGCCCTGCAGGCCGATCCGGCCTGGGGCGAGTACCTCAAGAAGAGCGCCGACGCCGCCTTCCTGGTCGCGCAGCAGAACCAGCTGATGGTGCACACGCCCTTCTTCCAGCGCTGA
- a CDS encoding helix-turn-helix domain-containing protein yields MPITPSLAFPVFNTSDFGGGDGAFYFDLVRLEDRPDIPRSFPHRHDYYHLLWMSEAAGTHLLDFERYPARANSVFFVSPGQLHAWESAIRPCGFVINFSADFFVQMFPRADDIAQLPFFHIASTAPVLHLSQAQHDELRPLLLEMEREFQSDAEARMDIVRAYLLVLLTRLRRIHPRRSGEGATPLNHSLTQRFTLLIDQHYLEFARLGDYTSRLHTTERQLNEAVKRTLGKTAGQLIQERLVLEAKRLLGNTAMSVAEIAFQLGFEDQAYFSRFFKKQAGVTPGEFKKRFGAEAPIAA; encoded by the coding sequence GTGCCAATAACGCCTTCGCTTGCCTTCCCCGTCTTCAATACCTCCGACTTCGGCGGAGGCGACGGGGCCTTCTATTTCGACCTGGTGCGCCTGGAAGACCGGCCGGACATCCCGCGCAGCTTTCCCCACCGCCACGACTACTACCACCTGCTATGGATGAGCGAGGCGGCCGGCACCCACCTGCTGGATTTCGAGCGTTACCCGGCGCGCGCCAACAGCGTGTTCTTCGTCTCGCCGGGCCAGCTGCATGCCTGGGAATCCGCGATACGGCCGTGCGGCTTCGTCATCAACTTCAGCGCGGACTTCTTCGTGCAGATGTTCCCGCGCGCCGACGACATCGCCCAGCTGCCCTTCTTCCACATCGCCTCGACCGCGCCGGTGCTGCACCTGAGCCAGGCCCAGCACGACGAACTGCGCCCCCTGCTGCTGGAGATGGAGCGTGAATTCCAGAGCGATGCCGAAGCCCGCATGGACATCGTGCGCGCCTACCTGCTGGTGCTGCTGACCCGGCTGCGCCGCATCCATCCGCGCCGGTCGGGCGAAGGCGCCACACCGCTCAACCATTCGCTGACCCAGCGCTTCACCCTGCTGATCGACCAGCACTACCTGGAGTTCGCCCGGCTCGGCGACTACACCAGCCGGCTGCACACCACCGAGCGCCAGCTCAACGAAGCCGTCAAACGCACGCTGGGCAAGACGGCCGGCCAGCTGATCCAGGAGCGCCTGGTGCTGGAGGCCAAGCGCCTGCTCGGCAACACCGCGATGAGCGTGGCCGAGATCGCCTTCCAGCTCGGCTTCGAGGACCAAGCCTACTTCAGCCGCTTCTTCAAGAAGCAGGCCGGCGTGACGCCGGGCGAGTTCAAGAAGCGCTTCGGCGCCGAGGCCCCGATCGCGGCCTAG